In the Numida meleagris isolate 19003 breed g44 Domestic line chromosome 5, NumMel1.0, whole genome shotgun sequence genome, one interval contains:
- the INSIG2 gene encoding insulin-induced gene 2 protein isoform X2 — MDRHLGEPHKFKREWSSVMRCVAVFVGINHASAKVDFANNIQLSLTLAALSIGLWWTFDRSRSGFGLGVGIAFLATLVSQLLVYNGVYQYTSPDFLYVRSWLPCIFFAGGITMGNIGRQLAMYECKVIAEKSHED, encoded by the exons ATGGACAGACATCTGGGAGAGCCACATAAATTTAAGAGAGAATGGTCCAGTGTGATGCGATGTGTGGCAGTCTTTGTGGGAATAAATCATGCCAGCGCT AAAGTGGATTTTGCCAACAATATCCAGTTGTCTCTCACGTTAGCAGCCCTGTCGATTGGACTGTGGTGGACATTTGATAGATCACGAAGTGGCTTTGGTCTTGGAGTAGGAATTGCTTTCCTGGCCACGTTGGTGTCACAGCTTCTGGTCTACAATGGAGTTTATCA ATACACATCTCCAGATTTCCTTTATGTCCGTTCCTGGTTGCCATGTATATTTTTTGCTGGTGGAATAACTATGGGCAATATTGGCAGGCAGCTGGCAATG tatgaatGCAAAGTCATTGCAGAGAAGTCTCACGAGGACTGA